The following proteins come from a genomic window of Sphaerisporangium rubeum:
- a CDS encoding FAD-dependent oxidoreductase yields the protein MTGIERTDVLVVGSGFGGAIAAYHLAAGGAKVVVLERGPWLNGEDFDQDYKLGSSYTRAFDFVVGDGMSILGGNCVGGGSVVYFAAMPRAPRFVFERHGSIGRRMWPSAVSRDTLEPWYDRVAESIPITQQTWTDVPYAGGLWAAACNHAGRTANPVPAAIDTTKCVNCNWMMAGCRFDAKKSLLFTYLPAALAHGAEIRPLHEVQKIERNHDGSYRVHYDLMDEEDYRLRSDGGAIDAKIIVLAAGAGATPVILQRSEPTLGTMPHAVGRYFSGNGERLNTAILNEDKVREVLGLERGDGLAYEANQIGKGPVVANWDRLDGSLPEYERFSLEQLYFPPGLGTILAQVPGAQGPSWFGVDKKEMLKRWRSWLIIFQMTEDDNEGVFGPPPAKGNADRLSQQMLGVGRLRYDPTPNTLRGWALADAECKDILERDGLAEVAAWTNDVVGAYTVHPLASCRIGDDPATSALDDRHELRGHPGIFVTDGSAVPGALTVNPAMTISALAERAIPAIVQAAQDRGVDVTYGAPAPDGSTNGRRGVADLLPALTRR from the coding sequence ATGACCGGCATCGAACGCACCGACGTCCTCGTCGTCGGCAGCGGCTTCGGCGGCGCCATCGCCGCCTACCACCTCGCGGCCGGCGGCGCCAAGGTCGTCGTGCTGGAACGCGGCCCCTGGCTGAACGGCGAGGACTTCGACCAGGACTACAAGCTCGGCTCGTCCTACACCCGCGCGTTCGACTTCGTGGTCGGCGACGGCATGAGCATCCTCGGCGGCAACTGCGTCGGCGGCGGCAGCGTCGTGTACTTCGCCGCGATGCCGCGCGCGCCGCGTTTCGTGTTCGAACGGCACGGCAGCATCGGCCGCCGCATGTGGCCGTCCGCGGTCAGTCGCGACACCCTCGAACCGTGGTACGACCGGGTCGCCGAGTCCATCCCGATCACGCAGCAGACCTGGACCGACGTGCCGTACGCCGGCGGGCTGTGGGCCGCGGCCTGCAACCACGCCGGCCGCACCGCCAACCCCGTGCCGGCGGCCATCGACACCACCAAGTGCGTCAACTGCAACTGGATGATGGCCGGGTGCCGCTTCGACGCCAAGAAGTCGCTGCTGTTCACCTACCTGCCGGCGGCGCTGGCGCACGGCGCCGAGATCCGGCCGCTGCACGAGGTGCAGAAGATCGAGCGCAACCACGACGGCTCGTACCGCGTGCACTACGACCTGATGGACGAGGAGGACTACCGTCTCAGGTCGGACGGCGGCGCGATCGACGCCAAGATCATCGTGCTGGCCGCCGGCGCCGGCGCCACCCCCGTCATCCTGCAGCGCAGCGAGCCGACCCTCGGCACCATGCCGCACGCCGTGGGCCGGTACTTCTCCGGCAACGGCGAACGCCTCAACACCGCGATTCTCAACGAGGACAAGGTCCGCGAGGTCCTCGGCCTGGAACGCGGCGACGGCCTGGCCTACGAGGCCAACCAGATCGGCAAGGGCCCCGTGGTCGCCAACTGGGACCGCCTCGACGGCTCCCTGCCGGAGTACGAGCGCTTCTCCCTGGAGCAGCTCTACTTCCCGCCGGGCCTCGGCACCATCCTCGCGCAGGTCCCCGGCGCGCAGGGCCCGAGCTGGTTCGGCGTCGACAAGAAGGAGATGCTGAAGCGCTGGCGCTCCTGGCTGATCATCTTCCAGATGACCGAGGACGACAACGAGGGAGTCTTCGGCCCTCCACCGGCCAAGGGCAACGCCGACCGCCTCTCCCAGCAGATGCTCGGAGTGGGCCGCCTCCGCTACGACCCCACCCCCAACACCCTGCGCGGCTGGGCCCTCGCCGACGCCGAGTGCAAGGACATCCTGGAGCGCGACGGCCTCGCCGAGGTCGCCGCCTGGACCAACGACGTGGTAGGCGCCTACACCGTCCACCCGTTGGCCTCCTGCCGCATCGGCGACGACCCCGCCACCTCGGCCCTCGACGACCGCCACGAACTCCGCGGCCACCCCGGCATCTTCGTGACGGACGGCTCCGCCGTCCCCGGAGCCCTGACCGTCAACCCCGCCATGACCATCTCGGCCCTGGCCGAACGCGCCATCCCCGCCATAGTCCAGGCGGCCCAGGACCGAGGCGTCGACGTCACCTACGGCGCACCGGCCCCCGACGGCTCCACCAACGGCCGCCGCGGCGTCGCCGACCTCCTCCCGGCACTCACCCGCCGCTAG
- a CDS encoding NAD(P)-dependent alcohol dehydrogenase: MKAIANDVYGPADVLELRDVEKPAIGDDEVLVRVKAAAVDAGVWILMTGRPYLVRLMGFGLRRPKVAVRGRDLAGVVEAVGAKVTRFRPGDEVYGTCDTGSFAEYAAAPERLLARKPERLSFEQAAAVPVSAVTALQGLRDVGQVREGQRVMIIGASGGVGSFAVQIAKALGARVTAVCSGAKADAVRALGADDVIDYTAEEIDRDGPVYDVVLDLGGDRPLPLVRRALTRRGTLVLGGGGYKRFPVTGGFGRTIRTVLFTRFFVSQNLRGVTAKEDAAPLEDLTRLIDSGAVTPLVDRSYPLADASAALTRFAAGHTTGKIVLTV; encoded by the coding sequence ATGAAAGCGATCGCCAACGACGTCTACGGGCCCGCCGATGTGCTGGAGCTGCGGGACGTGGAGAAACCGGCCATCGGGGACGACGAGGTGCTGGTGCGGGTGAAGGCGGCGGCGGTGGACGCCGGCGTGTGGATCCTGATGACGGGACGGCCCTACCTCGTGCGCCTGATGGGTTTCGGCCTGCGCCGGCCCAAGGTGGCGGTGCGCGGCCGGGACCTCGCCGGGGTGGTGGAGGCCGTCGGCGCGAAGGTGACGCGGTTCCGGCCCGGCGACGAGGTGTACGGCACGTGCGACACCGGCTCGTTCGCCGAGTACGCCGCGGCGCCGGAACGCCTGCTGGCACGCAAGCCGGAGCGGCTGTCGTTCGAGCAGGCCGCCGCGGTGCCGGTCTCCGCGGTGACGGCCCTGCAGGGACTGCGCGACGTCGGCCAGGTGCGTGAGGGCCAGCGGGTCATGATCATCGGCGCCTCTGGAGGTGTCGGGTCGTTCGCGGTGCAGATCGCCAAGGCGCTCGGCGCGCGGGTCACCGCCGTGTGCAGCGGGGCCAAGGCGGACGCCGTGCGCGCGCTCGGCGCCGACGACGTCATCGACTACACGGCCGAGGAGATCGACCGCGACGGGCCGGTGTACGACGTCGTCCTCGACCTCGGCGGCGACCGGCCGCTGCCGCTGGTCCGCCGCGCGCTGACCCGGCGCGGCACGCTGGTGCTCGGCGGTGGCGGCTACAAGAGGTTCCCGGTCACCGGCGGCTTCGGCCGCACCATCAGGACCGTGCTGTTCACGAGGTTCTTCGTCTCGCAGAACCTGCGCGGCGTCACCGCCAAGGAGGACGCGGCCCCTCTAGAGGACCTGACCCGCCTCATCGACTCCGGCGCCGTCACACCGCTCGTGGACCGCTCCTACCCCCTCGCCGACGCCTCGGCCGCGCTCACGCGCTTCGCCGCCGGCCACACCACCGGCAAGATCGTCCTCACGGTCTGA
- a CDS encoding prephenate dehydrogenase, which yields MKLLPSPSPAARMVRGVTVVGTGVIGTSVALALRRAGVRVRLTDRDPEALAEAVRMGAGTALPATEVRADVVVVATPPSTVATVLADAQRRDLGAVYTDVASTKSRILAQAEQAGCDLATYVPGHPIAGHELSGPTAAHADMFDTRPWALCPQPATAPQALRAVATLVTLCGARPTILSAQAHDEVVAAVSHVPHLVSAALAAHFAAADEHTLSLAGKGLHDTTRIALGAPALWRDILQHNAHPIAAVLDAIVRDLTEAAKALRSTDQDALTDLLTRGNRGREHILDVLHPAP from the coding sequence ATGAAGCTGCTGCCCTCTCCCTCGCCTGCCGCGCGCATGGTGCGCGGCGTCACCGTCGTCGGCACCGGCGTGATCGGCACGTCGGTGGCCCTCGCGCTGCGGCGCGCCGGTGTGCGGGTCCGGCTCACCGACCGGGACCCCGAGGCCCTGGCGGAGGCCGTACGGATGGGTGCCGGCACCGCTCTCCCCGCCACCGAGGTCCGTGCGGACGTCGTGGTGGTGGCCACGCCGCCGTCCACCGTCGCCACCGTGCTCGCCGACGCGCAGCGCCGCGACCTCGGCGCCGTCTACACCGACGTCGCCAGCACCAAGTCCCGCATCCTCGCGCAGGCCGAGCAGGCGGGCTGCGACCTGGCCACGTACGTCCCCGGTCACCCCATCGCGGGTCACGAACTGTCCGGTCCCACCGCCGCGCACGCCGACATGTTCGACACGCGGCCCTGGGCCCTGTGCCCGCAGCCCGCCACCGCGCCGCAGGCCCTGCGTGCCGTCGCCACGCTCGTCACCCTGTGCGGCGCGCGGCCCACGATCCTGTCGGCGCAGGCCCACGACGAGGTGGTGGCCGCCGTCTCGCACGTGCCCCACCTCGTCTCCGCCGCTCTGGCGGCCCACTTCGCCGCCGCCGACGAGCACACCCTGTCCCTGGCGGGCAAGGGGCTCCATGACACCACCCGGATCGCGCTCGGCGCTCCCGCCTTGTGGCGCGACATCCTGCAGCACAACGCGCACCCCATCGCGGCCGTGCTCGACGCCATCGTGCGCGACCTCACCGAGGCCGCCAAGGCGCTCAGGTCCACCGACCAGGACGCGCTCACCGACCTTCTGACCAGAGGGAACCGCGGCAGGGAGCACATACTCGACGTCCTGCACCCCGCACCCTGA
- a CDS encoding helix-turn-helix transcriptional regulator, whose amino-acid sequence MEKELEQAVMRVVKSMHENLSEQLTINDMARTAMFSKFHFSRVFQRVTGLSPGRFLSAVRLQEAKRLLASTSLTVTDISHRVGYSSVGTFSSRFTSSVGVSPTKYRQLEGAVPGTALAGARNGTRNGFTSTVRGAITSPLLDRPVFAGLFPDRILEGRPVRYTILNRPGPYVLEDVPQGEWHLIAQSVAAGREDAMDHAPGGDEALCVGRHGPITIRPGTVPRPADVQLRPMRPFDPPVLLALRDLLNEAVRQAG is encoded by the coding sequence ATGGAGAAGGAACTCGAACAGGCCGTCATGCGTGTCGTCAAAAGCATGCACGAGAACCTCAGTGAACAACTCACCATCAACGACATGGCACGCACGGCGATGTTCAGCAAGTTCCACTTCTCACGGGTTTTCCAACGTGTCACGGGTCTGTCCCCTGGCCGTTTTCTGTCCGCCGTGCGGCTGCAGGAGGCCAAACGGCTGCTCGCCTCGACGTCGCTGACGGTGACCGACATCAGTCACCGGGTCGGGTACTCCAGCGTCGGGACGTTCAGCTCGCGGTTCACCAGCAGCGTGGGTGTCTCGCCGACGAAGTACCGGCAACTGGAGGGAGCGGTGCCGGGGACGGCCCTGGCCGGCGCACGCAACGGCACGAGGAACGGCTTCACCTCGACCGTGCGCGGCGCCATCACCTCACCCCTGCTCGACCGGCCGGTGTTCGCCGGCCTGTTCCCCGACCGCATCCTGGAGGGTCGGCCCGTCCGGTACACGATCTTGAACCGGCCGGGCCCCTACGTGCTGGAGGACGTCCCCCAGGGGGAATGGCATCTGATCGCGCAGTCGGTGGCCGCGGGCCGCGAGGACGCGATGGACCACGCGCCAGGCGGCGACGAGGCGCTCTGCGTCGGCCGGCACGGGCCCATCACGATCCGTCCCGGCACGGTGCCACGACCGGCGGACGTGCAGCTGCGTCCGATGCGTCCCTTCGACCCGCCGGTGCTGCTCGCGCTGCGCGACCTGCTGAACGAGGCGGTACGCCAGGCGGGCTGA
- the aroF gene encoding 3-deoxy-7-phosphoheptulonate synthase, protein MVIVMAPDATPADIQAVVSMVELAGGEAFVSRGVSRIVIGLVGDVDLFATLNLGAMRGVSSVTRISAKYKLVSREHHPDRTTVQVGGVPIGPDTVTLIAGPCAVETPDQTLQAALMAKAAGATLLRGGAYKPRTSPYAFQGLGVEGLRILTDVREQTGLPIVTEVVAADDVATVAEHADMLQIGTRNMQNFPLLQAVGAAGRPVMLKRGMSATIEEWLMAAEYIAQRGNLDIVLCERGIRTFETATRNTLDISAVPVVQRLSHLPVIVDPSHSGGRRDLVLPLSRAAIVAGADGVIVDVHPYPDIALCDGPQALVEEDLTALSATVRDLAGYMGRRIPVSAPIAA, encoded by the coding sequence ATGGTGATCGTGATGGCTCCTGACGCCACGCCTGCGGACATCCAGGCGGTCGTGTCGATGGTGGAGCTGGCGGGTGGTGAGGCGTTCGTCAGCCGGGGGGTCAGCCGGATCGTCATCGGCCTGGTCGGTGACGTCGACCTGTTCGCCACACTGAACCTCGGCGCGATGCGCGGGGTGAGCAGCGTGACCCGCATCTCCGCCAAGTACAAGCTGGTCAGCCGGGAGCACCACCCCGACCGCACGACCGTCCAGGTCGGTGGTGTGCCGATCGGTCCCGACACGGTGACGCTGATCGCGGGGCCGTGCGCGGTGGAGACCCCCGACCAGACCCTGCAGGCCGCGCTGATGGCCAAGGCCGCCGGCGCCACCCTGCTGCGCGGCGGCGCCTACAAACCCCGCACCTCCCCCTACGCCTTCCAAGGACTCGGCGTCGAAGGCCTGCGCATCCTCACCGACGTACGCGAACAGACCGGGCTCCCCATCGTCACCGAGGTCGTCGCCGCCGACGACGTCGCCACCGTCGCCGAACACGCCGACATGCTCCAGATCGGCACCCGCAACATGCAGAACTTCCCCCTGCTCCAAGCCGTCGGCGCCGCCGGACGGCCCGTCATGCTCAAACGCGGCATGAGCGCCACCATCGAGGAATGGCTCATGGCCGCCGAATACATCGCCCAACGCGGCAACCTCGACATCGTCCTGTGCGAACGCGGCATCCGCACCTTCGAGACCGCCACCCGCAACACCCTCGACATCTCCGCCGTCCCCGTCGTCCAGCGCCTGTCCCACCTCCCCGTCATCGTCGACCCCTCCCACTCAGGAGGCCGCCGCGACCTGGTCCTGCCGCTGAGCCGCGCCGCGATCGTCGCCGGCGCCGACGGCGTCATCGTGGACGTCCACCCCTACCCCGACATCGCGCTGTGCGACGGCCCCCAGGCCCTGGTGGAGGAGGACCTCACGGCCCTGTCCGCCACGGTGCGCGACCTCGCCGGCTACATGGGCCGCCGCATCCCCGTCTCCGCTCCGATCGCCGCCTGA
- a CDS encoding TIGR03084 family metal-binding protein → MTDLDVVLRDLTADGEQLDRLVSGLTAEQWRLPTPAPGWTIHDQIAHLAFIYRLARLAAAEPETFTALAKSAEKNFNGAVNAALAEYTADSPETLLGKWRAERRDVVAALAAVPEGQVVPWLVNPLPPIILACAGIMEQFAHGQDIADTLGVTLERGASLAHLTVFAVLTKDFGYLSRGETPPTAEFRFEITGPSGELWAYGPENATERISGPAEDFCLLATRRRHRDDLEVTAEGAEADHWLDIAQCYRGPAGAGRVPGQFTAAAA, encoded by the coding sequence GTGACCGACCTGGACGTTGTGCTCAGGGACCTCACCGCGGACGGCGAGCAGCTGGACCGGCTGGTGTCCGGGCTGACCGCCGAGCAGTGGCGCCTGCCGACCCCCGCCCCCGGCTGGACGATCCACGACCAGATCGCCCACCTCGCCTTCATCTACCGGCTGGCGCGTCTCGCGGCGGCCGAACCCGAGACGTTCACGGCGCTGGCCAAGAGCGCGGAGAAGAACTTCAACGGGGCCGTCAACGCGGCGCTGGCCGAGTACACCGCCGACTCGCCGGAGACGCTGCTCGGCAAGTGGCGCGCGGAGCGGCGTGACGTCGTCGCGGCGCTCGCGGCGGTGCCGGAGGGACAGGTCGTGCCGTGGCTGGTGAACCCGCTGCCGCCGATCATCCTCGCCTGCGCCGGGATCATGGAGCAGTTCGCGCACGGCCAGGACATCGCCGACACGCTCGGCGTGACGCTGGAGCGCGGCGCGAGCCTCGCGCACCTGACGGTGTTCGCGGTGCTCACCAAGGACTTCGGGTACCTGTCGCGCGGTGAGACCCCGCCGACGGCGGAGTTCCGCTTCGAGATCACCGGCCCGTCCGGCGAGCTGTGGGCCTACGGCCCGGAGAACGCCACCGAGCGGATCAGCGGCCCCGCCGAGGACTTCTGCCTGCTCGCCACCCGGCGCCGCCACCGCGACGACCTCGAGGTGACGGCGGAAGGCGCCGAGGCCGACCACTGGCTGGACATCGCGCAGTGCTACCGCGGACCGGCCGGCGCCGGCCGGGTGCCGGGCCAGTTCACCGCGGCGGCCGCGTAG
- a CDS encoding DUF5987 family protein, with translation MRTPEEELRTMTLEAFADTIVPGEKRSPGDRSVAGASTGGGAVQAGAIELLEWDATGLTEGLDGFSSALDAHATNYAAERGVTLDDSVPPFVALDFAQRTELVRILTTPGHPEKALWVSLALFSNMAFDSAAHMHTVDALAAGHPGLLALGIEKPGPDGLWRFPEFSYGRELADLHPDTTPSGSPA, from the coding sequence ATGCGTACCCCAGAGGAAGAGCTGCGGACGATGACGCTTGAGGCGTTCGCGGACACCATCGTCCCCGGCGAGAAGCGTTCTCCTGGCGACCGTTCCGTCGCCGGCGCGTCCACCGGTGGAGGCGCCGTGCAGGCCGGCGCCATCGAATTGCTCGAATGGGACGCCACCGGTCTCACCGAGGGCCTTGACGGTTTCTCGTCCGCGCTCGACGCGCACGCCACGAACTACGCCGCCGAGCGCGGCGTCACTCTCGATGACAGCGTGCCACCCTTCGTGGCGCTCGACTTCGCGCAGCGCACCGAGCTGGTGCGCATTCTCACCACCCCGGGCCACCCCGAGAAGGCGCTGTGGGTCAGCCTCGCGCTGTTCAGCAACATGGCCTTCGACTCGGCGGCCCACATGCACACCGTCGACGCGCTCGCCGCGGGGCACCCCGGTCTGCTGGCGCTCGGCATCGAGAAGCCGGGCCCCGACGGGCTGTGGCGTTTCCCCGAGTTCTCCTACGGCCGCGAGCTGGCCGACCTGCACCCGGACACCACCCCCTCAGGGAGCCCCGCATGA
- a CDS encoding carboxymuconolactone decarboxylase family protein produces MGTVLTRLTLPGTMTQVRHVTPVHPRAADAAVREVYAQISRDFGMLAPPLLLHSPAPAVLAAAWVVLRESLLANGRASRAAKEVVATVVSEANTCPYCVDVHQATLTGLGHAGDPELSPVAEWARGLGTRDGAARHADFSKEELSELTGVAVTFHYLNRMVNVFLGDSLLPPQVPAGARGGMLRMFGRVMRPMARRGAVPGESLGLLPAAMPAADLAFAAGSPHVAGAFTRAAHAVEEAGYRSVPEEVRAMVSTALATWDGTPPGLGRTWADGPVSDLPAAHRAAGRLALLTAMASYQVDDTVVAAFRDVTPGDRELVELTSWSAMAAARTAGAWTRPVHAEIRPA; encoded by the coding sequence ATGGGGACCGTGCTGACCCGGCTCACTCTGCCGGGAACGATGACTCAGGTGCGCCACGTCACACCGGTGCACCCCCGTGCTGCCGACGCGGCCGTGCGTGAGGTGTACGCGCAGATCTCGCGGGACTTCGGGATGCTGGCGCCGCCGTTGCTGCTGCATTCGCCGGCGCCGGCGGTGCTGGCGGCGGCCTGGGTGGTGCTGCGGGAGTCGCTGCTGGCGAACGGACGGGCCTCACGTGCGGCCAAGGAGGTCGTGGCGACGGTGGTCTCCGAGGCCAACACCTGTCCGTACTGTGTGGACGTGCACCAGGCGACGCTCACGGGGCTCGGTCACGCCGGGGATCCGGAGTTGTCCCCGGTCGCGGAGTGGGCCCGTGGCCTCGGTACGCGGGACGGCGCGGCACGGCACGCGGATTTCTCGAAGGAGGAACTGAGCGAGCTGACCGGGGTCGCGGTCACCTTTCACTACCTGAACCGCATGGTGAACGTCTTCCTCGGTGACTCGCTGCTGCCGCCTCAGGTGCCTGCCGGTGCTCGTGGCGGCATGCTGCGGATGTTCGGCCGGGTCATGCGTCCCATGGCACGCAGGGGTGCCGTGCCGGGGGAGTCGCTCGGACTGCTGCCTGCGGCGATGCCGGCCGCCGACCTGGCGTTCGCCGCGGGATCGCCGCACGTCGCCGGGGCCTTCACGCGGGCCGCGCACGCCGTCGAGGAGGCAGGGTACCGCTCGGTGCCGGAAGAGGTCCGTGCGATGGTGTCCACCGCACTCGCCACCTGGGACGGCACGCCTCCCGGTCTCGGCCGCACCTGGGCCGACGGCCCGGTGTCCGACCTGCCGGCGGCGCACCGCGCGGCAGGCAGGCTCGCGCTCCTCACGGCGATGGCGTCCTACCAGGTGGACGACACGGTCGTGGCAGCCTTCCGCGACGTGACCCCAGGTGACCGCGAGCTGGTGGAACTGACCTCGTGGTCGGCCATGGCGGCGGCCCGCACGGCAGGCGCCTGGACCCGGCCCGTCCACGCGGAGATCCGGCCGGCCTGA
- a CDS encoding cytochrome P450 family protein, protein MEQGCPVRLDTTGRDIHAEADKLRAMGPATPVELPGGVLAWSVNRHDVIRDLLTDPRVTKSARNHWPKFINGEIPPDWEMISWIAMDNMVTAYGKEHVRLRKLVGKAFTRRRTEAIRPRVVELTNHLLDALEAVPPGEPVDLRERFAYPLPALIVAELIGMSEEALAKTAKVIEMMIDTTVSPEQAAAILGGWRDAMADLIADKRANPAEDITTDLIAAREEDGSRLTEAELTDTIFAILGAGSETTINFFDNAITALLTHPDQLELVKSGQVSWDDVIDETLRVQSPLAQLPLRYAVEDIHLDGVTIPKGDPILINYSAVGRDPSLHGETAGEFDITRADKEHLSFGHGPHYCLGAGIARMVAAIGLGTLFERYPDLSLAVEESDLQPLPTFIMNGHRTLPVYLRAAVPAAASA, encoded by the coding sequence ATGGAACAAGGCTGCCCCGTCCGCCTCGACACCACTGGCCGCGACATCCACGCCGAGGCCGACAAGCTGCGCGCCATGGGACCGGCGACCCCGGTCGAGCTGCCAGGCGGCGTCCTCGCCTGGTCGGTGAACCGGCACGACGTGATCAGGGACCTGCTCACCGACCCCCGGGTCACCAAGAGCGCGCGCAACCACTGGCCGAAGTTCATCAACGGCGAGATCCCGCCGGACTGGGAGATGATCAGCTGGATCGCCATGGACAACATGGTGACCGCGTACGGCAAGGAGCACGTCCGCCTGCGCAAGCTGGTCGGCAAGGCCTTCACCCGCCGCCGCACCGAGGCCATCCGGCCCCGCGTGGTGGAGCTGACCAACCACCTCCTCGACGCGCTGGAGGCCGTACCCCCCGGTGAGCCGGTGGACCTGCGTGAGCGGTTCGCCTATCCCCTGCCGGCGCTCATCGTCGCCGAGCTGATCGGCATGTCGGAGGAGGCGCTCGCCAAGACCGCGAAGGTCATCGAGATGATGATCGACACGACGGTCAGCCCCGAGCAGGCCGCGGCGATCCTCGGCGGCTGGCGGGACGCCATGGCCGACCTCATCGCGGACAAGCGCGCCAACCCCGCCGAGGACATCACCACCGACCTCATCGCGGCCCGTGAGGAGGACGGCTCCCGCCTCACCGAGGCCGAGCTGACCGACACCATCTTCGCCATCCTCGGCGCCGGCTCCGAGACCACGATCAACTTCTTCGACAACGCCATCACGGCGCTGCTCACCCACCCCGATCAGCTCGAACTGGTGAAGTCCGGCCAGGTCTCCTGGGACGACGTCATCGACGAGACCCTGCGTGTGCAGTCCCCGCTGGCGCAGCTCCCCCTGCGGTACGCCGTGGAGGACATCCACCTGGACGGCGTCACCATCCCCAAGGGCGACCCCATCCTGATCAACTACAGCGCCGTCGGCCGTGACCCCTCGCTGCACGGCGAGACCGCCGGCGAGTTCGACATCACCCGTGCCGACAAGGAGCACCTGTCCTTCGGCCACGGCCCCCACTACTGCCTCGGCGCCGGCATCGCGCGCATGGTCGCCGCCATCGGCCTCGGCACCCTCTTCGAGCGCTACCCCGACCTCTCCCTGGCCGTCGAGGAGAGCGACCTCCAGCCGCTCCCCACCTTCATCATGAACGGCCACCGCACCCTCCCCGTCTACCTGAGGGCCGCCGTCCCGGCCGCCGCCTCCGCCTGA
- a CDS encoding helix-turn-helix transcriptional regulator, whose product MKATRVTNRIRTLRFACDEMTQADLAERIGVTRQTVIAIEQGRYSPSLEMAFRIARVFGVPLDDVFQYPESPEEEDKP is encoded by the coding sequence GTGAAGGCGACGAGAGTCACCAACCGCATCCGAACGCTGCGGTTCGCGTGTGACGAGATGACACAGGCCGATCTGGCCGAGCGGATCGGGGTGACCAGGCAGACGGTCATCGCGATCGAGCAGGGACGGTACTCGCCGTCCCTGGAGATGGCCTTCCGGATCGCCAGGGTGTTCGGGGTGCCGCTCGACGACGTTTTCCAGTATCCGGAGTCACCGGAAGAAGAGGACAAGCCATGA